The Hordeum vulgare subsp. vulgare chromosome 7H, MorexV3_pseudomolecules_assembly, whole genome shotgun sequence DNA window AGGGCAACAAGGCGACGAGCGACTTTGCGCCGCGAAGACGGAGGGGCGGCGGGCGTCGGGGACGGTGGCGAGGCCGACGGCGGGCGTCGGCTGCTCGAGAGCGACATGATGGAGGTCATGATGCGCCGCGTCCGTGCGCGGCGACCGTGACGGATACGCGGGGTGGACCCGCGGGAACGCGTGCTCGGCGAAGGAAGCCGGCATGGTGGGGCGAGGCCGCGCACCTCTTCGCGGGCGACGCTGTCCGCATATTCCACGCAGATGATGAGCGAGGAAACAACGGCGACGGCCTTCGTCTCGAAGCAGTGTAAGGAACAGGAAGAGGATACTTCCAGGCATTATTTTTCTCACCTTTttgtctgttcttctcctctcctccagtTCTGTTTCCGGCGAGTTTTTGCTCTGTTGGAGAGCGACGTGCGTGATAACGTATTACAAGTAATCGAGAGGAAACGACAAATGAATCCAAGTGTATTCTTTATTGATGATTCTCATGCTATATATACAAGGGAAACCGACGTCCGAAAAACTTGAAACTGTTCGGAAGCGGGGATTAATTCTAATAACCGCCGGGTTATTTATTTCTAACAGCAGCCACTGCCCCGCACGGAGGACCAGCGTGTGTACACTACCCATtatttttttttccttccttgaatacatggttaacatttttctattcacatttttttttcaaatacatgatcaacattgtttgtatacatatttaacatttttaaaatacaagTTTAATATTTTTTAATACATGATCAACATTTATTATATAgacatttttcattttttcaaatataagtttaattttttttgaccacttgttctactttttaaaAATGCTTGGATTAACATATTTTAATATATGGTCAACATTGTTTTTACACtattttttatacattttttTGTATAAATGATTAACGTTTTATACACACCTAATTTTTTAAAATGCTTATTTAacatttatatatgtttttgttaGTATTATTTGTAGTATAGAATATACGAAATTAAAATAAAGTAAACAAAAACAAGAcataagaaaaaaaagaaaagaaaaacgagAATAGGGCCTCTGGCCTCTGGGCAATTGCGCGATGGGCTGGCCGATTATAGAGCTCGCCTTCAGCGAGACTTCCTCTTGTCTTGCTGTAGGCGAGAGATATCAGCACCCCCAAAGAAAGCCATATACGTATTTTCAAAATGGGCCAAATATATTTGTTGTTGGCCAGAGTTTTATTTACAGCCTACAAATCACAATATTTTTGAACAATCACAACGTTCGTGCGGAATATATACATAAGTTTCCATGCAAATTTTTTTCGAATTTTCTTGAAACTTTTAACGGGCTTTTTGATGTTTTAGAAATAATGCTCGCACCCGTATGGATATAGATTACAATGTAACATAACCCTGAAGCAGAATTCAAAAAGAGCATCAAACAAATCAACTTTTGTTATGCACGCCTTTGCGACAAACTATTTGTATAGCCAAAATCATTAATTGGATGTAGTATATAGCCAGATCTAGAGCATGATGCTCCTTTGAGTGGATGAAGCATATACAACCAAGATTCAGAGAATGTAGCATTTTCTATAGATTATATGCAGGGGCTATTTTTCAGTTCAAATTcagaacatgcaacaacaaaacatCCAGGTGGGGGTTGCTCATGATGCTACATTCACAGAGCATGTAGAAGAATACAACACGCAGCATTCAGAGCATATATGCATTTTTCAGCCAATATTTAGAGCATATATCAATACTTATTTCTCAGAATTGTCATGCAGCAAAATGCAGAGCATGATACACAATCAAACACAGGGTTTCCAGGTGGGGGGCTTTGCTGACCAACAAAATTCAAAGCATTGGAGCAAATTTGATCAAGACATCTAGGTTTTTTTCAAGGATCTCGCTAAATTGAACACGTCCCTGCCCAACGCGCCATGCTACATCCTCGAAGACAACAGTTGGGTTCCTGTAGCGTGGTTGGTTTCGTTCCAGCACGGTTCCGCCATCACCGGTGACGAGCGGATCCAAAGGTACTCGGCGGGCAAGGGCACTAGAGCTCGTCCAGCACCAAAACTTGAATCAATATCCATGGCGTCTAGCACTTTTTCCGAGAGATAAGACATGAATGCAACTATTTGAGGAATCTGAGCACCCCAGGGGAGGGTTGACACGGCCTCAATTATGTCCtttcttttttttagaaaaggaattATGTCCTTTCTTGGAGATTGGTGACACGATCGTTGTAACAAAAAATAGTCTGGCTGTTTTGTTGCATCGGGTGTTGGGCAGGGAGAGGCTGACATATCGGGCCGTCGAGGGAAGCGATATCCAACGGCTCAGACCACGACCGATCGCGATTTTGGGTCAGCcggtcagtgcctagtgccacctTTTGCAAAAtggtctttttttgtttttggagcTGATTGCCGCTGCGAAAAGTCCGAATTGACAACCCCGAGGCCGTGCATAGCCGGATCGAAATCTGGTGCTTGTTTCAGCTCCGGCCTACGGAGCAGATGGAGCCGCTCTTTAGAGCAGAAACAAACACAACCTAATAGAAGGTGAATTTCAAGTTCCTGAAGGATTTTAAATAGGAGAGTTAACTTGAGAATACAATTGTATATATGAGACAtgtttaatttatttattttttgtataCATGAGACCTTCTAGCCGGGTCTCACAAGCAATCCATATTTGAGAGTGAAATTAGAGGGTTTATGGTGAAATACACGAAGTAACAACGTTGGATCAGAATCAGATCACCACTCCGTCAGTAGCCACAAAACATGGTTATTAAAAGAGTGAATTCTGCTTTTTACCCTGTAGTTGTACATTTATGACACACATTACCTCATTTAGTGGAATTTTTATCAAAATATCAGATTTTGATGACTTTTAACACGGTATTTTCTCAGATTTACATTTTTCTTGTTTATGTTAGATAGGATCGGCATGTTGCGTTAATGATTCGTAGAAAAATCTGTAAAGATCAAAGGACATTGTTGACGATCATGTTTAGACTTTTCTTGTCCATCTGTTTCATTCCTCGTCGTCGTATTAAAACCTCCTTGATGGTTGTATCAATCAATCTCTGTCGAACTGTACCTTCTGCGAGAATGCACgtcacttctctctctctctgtaaaacAACCTGCATGATGGAGAGGTTTCGTCTGCTCCCAATAAAAGGAAATGCCTGTACTAGCAGACTCAGATTTTTCACAGACACATCATGAAGAAGCTTCTTGTCAATAATTCACGTCAGAAATTTCTCATACATGTCTGACAAGACTATTTTTCGGTTGTAGAACGCGACCACGTACGGGTATTTAACTATGAAAATACACCAGTGCGCGGCGAATTTGTTTACATATGTATATGGTCTACTATATGAATACCACACCTGCAGAGTGGGCAGGACGCGTTCCTCTGAAGCCAATCGTCGATGCATCGCACATGGAAAAAATGCCCGCACAGAGGCAAAGCTCTCACAAATTGCCGGGATCCGAAATCCTGGTTGGTAGTGTTCAGCACGTCATCAGTCCAAGAAACTATTTTTGGCAAACAATGCAAGACAAGCTCACACACTAACCTGAAGGCACACTGAACAACAACAGCTCTCATCAGTTTCCTGATCATAACCGGTTGCCGCACTGAACCTGATCGCTGGGATCTTGTTGATCAGATCTCTTGACATGCCATCCGTACCGCCGGTGTCGAAAAGGTCACTGTTGTCAGTGAATGGTGTACTCAGTAAACTCATCTGCATTACACAAGCCATTAGGATCAGACCTAGCGTGGTGTGCAAGCAACTGCCGCAGCAATCACATAGTAGAACCTTGCCAAGTCGCGATCAAAACCAAATGCATGCAATTATAGTTGTCATGCCTAGAAGTCGTTATTGCTTCTGGGACTCTCTAGTCCTATAATATCAGAAAGAGTACTGTATGTGCATTGAAGGAACACACTGCATATAGTCCTATATCGCAGATGGTGTCAAATGATTGCTCACAAGTTTAATCTTGGATAATGTGTgatctatttgttttattttgcggATAATGTGGGGATCTATTAAACAATACATGTCAGTATCATGATTTTTTCCTCAATTATACATCGTATCATTACATggcatgattgtttgtttgttctaAGATAATAGCACACACAAACACATTTATGAATGATTTCATATTTTAGATGCCACAACAAGTACATTTAAGGTTTGATCTCTCTAGCCTCACAATCTAGTTAGTTCTGGATATTCCTATGACTAGAACCTTCCTTAAATTTGCAGGAGAATGGGAAACGTTATTCTCCATATAACCATTTTAATGCTAAGAACCTACTACATCAGGAGAATTGTAAGGTTTGAAAGTGTTTTACTTATATTAGATGAATACAAGATTTAATTTTACTAGAACTTGCCATGGTTACTTGGGTATCCTACCATTTTAGCCATTAGAGAGGCAATGATATCAACCTACCAATCATTATGAATTTACAACTAGCTTATATATACGAAGAGCTATATACCTGGCTTTGCACTGCACGCTGCAGTGCCGGGCTGACCTTCTCCCAAACAATTCGTCCACTGAAGAGGCTAGAGATGATGTCAAGCTGAAAGACCCAACACAGAATATCAGAACAAGTAAAACCTAGTTTGATCTGCTCATGAATTGGCTTCACGAATTCACACAAAAATGACGATAGCATAGCGCAAAAACAAAGGAATGCAATATTATTTCCTGGAGAAAACATATATACGTCTAGCACATGTTTTCATGGTTTCCTgatttctcttcaactgaatgaGCTCCAAAATATATCAGCCAACATAGCAAATTTCACATCTCATGCTTACATCTTTCGCATCCTAGGTAGCTACATATGTGCTCGGGTAGGCCCAGGAAAATGATCCTTTACCTTTCTTGATACATACAAGAAAAAGAGGTCACTGAGTTCTTTCACACTCACCACAAAGAGAATGCTATATTTTCCGGATTCGCTGGATCTCCAAATCTCGATGCAGGATTCAACGGCCTCGGTGCAGAAGACCCCGCCGGAGACGGCTCCCACGCCGGCGCCCCGGAGCACGCCGCTTTCGGTGGACATCCCCATGCAGGCACCGATGAAGAACCCAACTAGTGAACCCACTGCattcaaaaaataataatttacaGCGAGGAAAACTTTCAGATGAACTTTGCACCAACCATTTACACAGCATGACCTACTCATGGAATAATTGCAATGCAATACCCAGCGAAATAATTAGAACTTGCAAGCACGACCCAGACACAGAACAAAAACATGATCATTGATCGACCATGAACCC harbors:
- the LOC123413514 gene encoding NEP1-interacting protein-like 1, translating into MDHWVPPPSSLSGADAASPNPRCHLDGVRRACGRCGAAAAAAAGSALGALLTLVFAVVGSLVGFFIGACMGMSTESGVLRGAGVGAVSGGVFCTEAVESCIEIWRSSESGKYSILFVLDIISSLFSGRIVWEKVSPALQRAVQSQMSLLSTPFTDNSDLFDTGGTDGMSRDLINKIPAIRFSAATGYDQETDESCCCSVCLQDFGSRQFVRALPLCGHFFHVRCIDDWLQRNASCPLCRCGIHIVDHIHM